The genomic window CTCCATGCGCGACGGCGACGGCCGTGAACACGGTGTGCGTCCGGCCGCTCAGCCGCGTAATCATGGCGATGGCTTCGGCCCGGTTGCCGGGTTTGCCCAGAATGTCGCCGTCGATCACCACGATCGTGTCCGAACCGATGACCACGGCGTCGGGATACTGTACGGCCAGGGTGTGCGCCTTCTCCCGCGCCAGACGTTCGCAGTGCGGAACCGGTGCTTCATCCGGGTGCACCGATTCGTCCACATCAGCCGGACGCACCTCGTGCGCGATGCCGATCAGGGCGAGCAGCTCCCGACGGCGCGGAGACTGGGACGCGAGGATCACTCGGGGACGGGTTCCCGGAGCGGACGTGGGAGGAACGGAGGCAGCCATACGAGTAAGTTTAGGCGACGGCAATTCTCCTCGCATCCCACCCGCGCATGTCCGACGATCAGGCCCATTTCGAGACGCTCGCCATCCGCACGCAGGCGCCGGTCTCCGCTGAACGCGAGCACTCCGTTCCGTTGTATCTGACGTCGAGCTTCCGATTCGACGATGCAGAGCATGCGCGGGCGCTGTTCAGCGAAGAGGTCGCCGGCAACATCTACAGCCGGTACGCGAATCCGAACACCGACGAGTTCGTGCGCAAGCTCTGCCTGCTCGAAGGCGGAGAAGACGGCATCGCCACGTCGTCGGGTATGTCGGCGGTATTTACGGCCATCGCGGCGCGGGTGTCATCCGGCGATCACGTGCTGGCGTCGCGTGCGCTGTTCGGCTCGACCCACCAGATCTTCACACGCATCCTGCCCAAGTGGGGCGTGTCATCCGATTATGCGGACGCGGCCGATCGCACGTCGTGGGAGCGACTGGTTCGTCCCACCACGAAGCTGATCTTCGTCGAGACGCCGTCGAACCCGGGGCTCGGACTGCTCGATCTGCGCTGGCTTGGCGAATTCTCGGCAGCGCGCGGCATTCCGCTGGTGGTCGACAACTGTTTTGCCACCCCCTATCTGCAGCGCCCCCTCGCCCTTGGCGCGAACGTCGTGATCCATTCGGCCACGAAATACATCGATGGACAGGGACGTGCGCTCGGCGGCGCCATCGTCGGCGATGCGACATACATCGCCGACTGCCGCTTCTTCGCGCGGCATACCGGCCCCGCCATGAGCGCGTTCAACGCGTGGCTGCTGTCGAAGTCGCTGGAGACGTTGGCGGTACGCATGGATCGCCATTGCTCCAATGCGCTCGCGCTCGCGCAGCATTTCGAGGGGCATCCCGCGCTGTCGGCGGTCCGATATCCGTTTCTGCCGTCGCACCCGCAGCACGATCTGGCACGCACGCAGATGTCCCAGGGCGGCGGCATCGTCGTGCTCGAGATACAGGGTGGACTCGAAGCGGGACGACGGTTCCTCGACGCGGTGCAGATGGTGTCGCATTCGGCGAACCTCGGCGACACGCGCACGATCGTGACGCATCCGGCATCGACGACGCACTCGAAGCTGACGCCGGCGGAGCGGGCAGCCGTGGGGATTTCCGATGGTTTGATTCGGGTCAGCGTCGGCTTGGAGCATGTCGTCGACATTATCGCCGACCTGGAACAGGCGCTGACGCGCGTCAGCGCTGGGCAATGACCCCTCGCCGAGACCTGTCGCGTTTGGACTGGCCGTGGCATGGCAAATGCCACGTGTTGCATGGGAGCGCCGGAGGTGTGATGGTTGTCACGCGGCGACATTCGGAGTCGGCGGCGGCGCGGTGCGAGTGCCGACTGTCAGGTAAAGTTGACACTTGATGCTCCCGACCCTGGCGTGAAGGTTACTGCCGGCCCCGTTCGTTCAAACCGATGCGATTGCCGCCTCGCGTTCGAGCCAGATTGTGACCGGACCATCATTCACCAGCTCGACGTCCATCGTGGCGCCGAACTCCCCGGTTTGGACCACTATCTGGTGATGGCGCAAAAGCATCACGAATTGGTTATATAGTGTGAAAGCGGTTTCCGGTCGGGCGGCGTCAACGAAGCTTGGACGCTTTCCCTTTCTGACATCGGCGTACAGCGTGAACTGCGATACGACCAAGAGCGCCCCTGCGCTCTCCGCGATATCGTGATTAAGTTTCCCGTCAGTGTCTGCAAAG from Gemmatimonas sp. includes these protein-coding regions:
- a CDS encoding Maf family protein, which translates into the protein MAASVPPTSAPGTRPRVILASQSPRRRELLALIGIAHEVRPADVDESVHPDEAPVPHCERLAREKAHTLAVQYPDAVVIGSDTIVVIDGDILGKPGNRAEAIAMITRLSGRTHTVFTAVAVAHGGVTLSGVESVSVTFRPLDEAQIAAYVDTGEPMDKAGAYGIQGFGATNVERIDGDYFAVMGLPLGRMVGLLRDLGFSYAFGPLTVADRGA
- a CDS encoding PLP-dependent transferase — translated: MSDDQAHFETLAIRTQAPVSAEREHSVPLYLTSSFRFDDAEHARALFSEEVAGNIYSRYANPNTDEFVRKLCLLEGGEDGIATSSGMSAVFTAIAARVSSGDHVLASRALFGSTHQIFTRILPKWGVSSDYADAADRTSWERLVRPTTKLIFVETPSNPGLGLLDLRWLGEFSAARGIPLVVDNCFATPYLQRPLALGANVVIHSATKYIDGQGRALGGAIVGDATYIADCRFFARHTGPAMSAFNAWLLSKSLETLAVRMDRHCSNALALAQHFEGHPALSAVRYPFLPSHPQHDLARTQMSQGGGIVVLEIQGGLEAGRRFLDAVQMVSHSANLGDTRTIVTHPASTTHSKLTPAERAAVGISDGLIRVSVGLEHVVDIIADLEQALTRVSAGQ
- the dtd gene encoding D-aminoacyl-tRNA deacylase, producing the protein MPSFRAMRILLQRVSKAEVRIRPNDLETGSRVSGRIQSGYLLLVGFTHTDTESEIRWMADKIVGLRLFADTDGKLNHDIAESAGALLVVSQFTLYADVRKGKRPSFVDAARPETAFTLYNQFVMLLRHHQIVVQTGEFGATMDVELVNDGPVTIWLEREAAIASV